CGCCGGTCTTCCGGCGGGGCGGATTCGCTGTCACGACCCTCCTCCCTGGGGACTGACCCCAAAGTTATGCTACTAACTTAGATCAACACCGTCACCGACGGTGATTGTTCTGTCCCTCACTTCTCAGGAGATCATGGTGAGCGCACCTCGCCCCACCCGGCGCACGATGCTGAAGGCCGCCGGCGGGCTGACCGTCGCCGCCGGCCTCGGCGCCGGCACCATTCTGGCCACCTCCGTCGCCGCGAGTGCGGCCGACGACGGATTCGGCCTGCACATCACCGAGCGGAACGAAGACGATCCGCGGATGTGGTACTACCGCTTCCAGACCGACGCGATCGGCTGGGCCCCGGCCGTGAACGTCCTGCTGCCGAGTGACTATCACACCAGCGGGCGCACCTACCCGGTGCTGTACCTGCTGCACGGCGGCAACCAGGACTTCAGGGCGTTCGACCCCCTCGGCATCCGCGACTGGACCGCGGGCAAGCCGATGATCGTGGTGATGCCGGACGGCGGCAAGGCCGGCTGGTACTCCAACCCGGTCAGCTCCAACACCGGCCCGCGCAACTGGGAGAGCTTCCACATCAACCAGCTGGTGCCGTGGATCGACGCCAACTTCCGCACGCACGCCGAGTTCGCCGGCCGTGCCGTCGCGGGCTTCTCGATGGGCGGCTTCGGCGCGCTCAAGTACACGGCGAAGTACTACGGCCACTTCGCCTCCGTCAGCTCGCACTCCGGCCCGGCGAGCGTCCGCCGCGACGCGGGCCTGGTCGTGCACTGGGCGAACGTGTCCTCCGCGGCCGTCGACCTGGCCGGCGGCACGATCTACGGCGCCCCGGCGTGGGACGAGAAACGCGTCACCGCCGACAACCCGATGGAGAACCTCGAGCGCTACCGCGGCAAGCGCATCTTCCTGGTCGCCGGCACCAGCCCGAGCCCCGACCCGTTCGACTACGCCAACGAAACCCAGGTCCTGGCCGGCCAACGCGAGTTCCGCGCCGCCCTGGACAAGGCCAACATCCCCTTCACCG
This Kribbella sp. NBC_00482 DNA region includes the following protein-coding sequences:
- a CDS encoding alpha/beta hydrolase, with product MSAPRPTRRTMLKAAGGLTVAAGLGAGTILATSVAASAADDGFGLHITERNEDDPRMWYYRFQTDAIGWAPAVNVLLPSDYHTSGRTYPVLYLLHGGNQDFRAFDPLGIRDWTAGKPMIVVMPDGGKAGWYSNPVSSNTGPRNWESFHINQLVPWIDANFRTHAEFAGRAVAGFSMGGFGALKYTAKYYGHFASVSSHSGPASVRRDAGLVVHWANVSSAAVDLAGGTIYGAPAWDEKRVTADNPMENLERYRGKRIFLVAGTSPSPDPFDYANETQVLAGQREFRAALDKANIPFTAYEDPGGHMVRPNRVIEDLDGIIAHLKKA